The Cellulophaga sp. L1A9 genome window below encodes:
- a CDS encoding DUF4835 family protein, protein MRNFLLVLIILLLPIYSGAQELNAVVTINSDQVGQTNQQIFKTLERSLNDFVNKTKWTNRNYKEVERLNARMFITVTEYQNNKFNASIQLQSSRPIFNTSYDSPAFNYKDNELNFEYTEFQPLVYNENVYDSNLVSVVAYYVYIMLGIDADTFELEGGTDFYRKAQNIVTQAQGSSAAGWSQDASERTRFELVDNLLSNTFKEYRVAMYNYHRKGMDILADNNSTGKQVISGTMRLLETLVKRRPNAFLIQTFFDAKSEEIKNVFSDGPKVDIVQLKETLARIAPLYSSTWNSITY, encoded by the coding sequence ATGCGTAATTTTCTTTTGGTATTAATCATTTTACTTCTCCCTATCTATAGCGGAGCTCAGGAGTTGAATGCGGTGGTTACTATAAATTCTGATCAGGTAGGACAAACGAATCAGCAAATATTTAAAACTTTAGAACGTTCTTTAAACGATTTTGTAAATAAAACAAAATGGACGAATAGGAACTACAAAGAAGTGGAAAGATTAAATGCACGTATGTTTATTACGGTCACGGAATACCAGAATAATAAATTCAATGCTAGTATTCAATTACAATCCTCTCGACCAATTTTCAATACGTCTTACGATAGTCCTGCTTTTAATTATAAAGACAACGAATTAAACTTTGAATACACAGAATTTCAGCCTTTGGTTTATAATGAAAATGTATATGATTCTAACCTAGTTAGTGTAGTGGCCTACTACGTGTATATTATGTTAGGTATTGATGCCGATACATTTGAGCTAGAAGGAGGAACAGATTTTTATAGAAAAGCACAAAATATTGTAACACAAGCACAAGGCAGTAGTGCTGCTGGATGGAGTCAAGATGCTAGTGAACGCACACGTTTTGAATTGGTAGACAATTTATTGTCTAATACCTTTAAAGAGTACAGGGTGGCAATGTATAATTACCATAGAAAAGGAATGGATATTTTGGCAGATAATAACAGCACAGGCAAACAGGTGATTTCTGGGACGATGCGATTGCTAGAAACTTTGGTAAAACGTAGGCCTAATGCCTTTCTAATCCAGACTTTTTTCGATGCTAAATCCGAAGAAATAAAAAATGTTTTTTCAGATGGCCCTAAAGTAGATATTGTCCAGCTTAAAGAAACACTTGCTCGAATAGCACCTTTGTATTCAAGTACTTGGAATTCAATCACCTACTAA